TGCACACTGCTGCCGCGAATATCCAGGCTGGTGTAGGTGATGTGTATGTTGTAGGTGGTGTCGAGCACATGGGTCACCTGAATATGATGGAGCACGTTAGTCCCAATCCTATGTTGGGGCGTTATATGGCTAAGGCTGCAGGTTCCATGGGCATGACTGCTGAGTATCTGGCAATGATGCACGGTATCCAGCGCCAGCAGATGGATGAGTTTGGTGCGCGATCTCACCATCGAGCCGCAGAGGCTACCAGGGCGGGTAAGTTCAATCGCGAAATAATCGCTATTGAGGGCCACGATGATGACGGCGTACCGTTTCTGGTGGAAGCGGACCAGACTATTCGTCCGGACACCACAGTGGAAGGCCTGTCCCAGTTGAAGCCGGCTTTCGACCCCAAGCACGGCCAGGTAACTGCTGGAACCTCCTCGCAAATCACCGACGGCGCCTCTGTAATGCTGGTAATGTCGGCTGAGCGCGCTCAGGCTCTGGGTATGACCCCGATTGCCCGGGTGAAAGAAATGACCCTGGCCGGAGTTGATCCCTCCATCATGGGTTATGGCCCTGTACCTTCCACCAAGAAGGCACTTAAGAAGGCGGGCCTGACTATCAGTGATATTGACAAAGTTGAGCTGAATGAGGCGTTTGCAGCTCAGGCATTGCCAGTGCTGAAGGATCTCGATCTGCTCGAGCAGATGGATGAGAAGGTCAACCTATACGGCGGCGCTATCGCCCTGGGGCACCCCTTCGGCTGCTCCGGCGTGCGTATTACGGGCACTCTCCTGAGCGTAATGCAAAATGAGGGTGGCAGCCTGGGTGCATCCACCATGTGTATCGGGCTCGGTCAGGGTATCACCACGATCGTAGAACGGGTATAAAGCTCCCCCGGCTGTTAAAAAGGCGCCCAAGTGGCGCCTTTTTTAATTTTGTGAGATTTCTGTTCGGCAAGATGTTGAAGCCTTTAAAATGCTGTGGCACAATCTGCACCCCTTGTCGCAATGGGCTCTTGTTTTGAGCTGAAACCTTTTACATTTCAAAGGGTTAGCGGCAAAGAAGGTTTTGGGGACGTGGTGAAATTGGTAGACACGCCAGATTTAGGTTCTGGTGCCGAAAGGTGTGGGAGTTCGAGTCTCCCCGTCCCCACCAAATTAAAAACTTTGGAGTCCGCATGACTTACCCTGGAGGGGTGAGTGCGGGCTCCTTGTATTTGGCGCTGGCCGGTAATTGCTTTGCAGTTTAAGTGGCTATGCCATACGAGGCAGCCGGTAATTTCCTGGTGCCCGGTATTCGTTGGCGCTGCGGCGCGATAAAAGAGATAGTCTCACGAGGATAAACATGCAGGTTTCCATCGAAACTACTTCCGGTCTGGAGCGTCGTTTAACGGTTAATTTGCCGGCGGAAATCGTCGATAAAGAAGTGGACAAGCGTCTCCAGCAGGCCGCCAAAACTGTTCGCGTAAATGGCTTCCGTAAGGGTAAGGTGCCCTTGAAAGTTGTGCGTCAGCGCTTTGGTGCCGGTGTCCGTCAGGAAGTGCTCGGCGAGGTTATGAGTCGCTCTTTTTCCGACGCAGTTCAGAAAGAAGAGTTGAAGCCTGCGGGTCAGCCCAGCATTGAAGCTAGGCAGACAGCTGCTGGCGAAAACCTGGAATACGTTGCCACTTTTGAAGTCTATCCTGAGGTGGAGCTGTCTGAACTGGCAGAAATCAGCGTAGAGCGCCCGGTTGCCGCGGTAACGGATGCTGATGTTAATAACATGATTGACGTGTTGCGCAAGCAGCAGTCCTCCTGGAAAGACACCAAGCGCAAAGCGCAAAAGGGTGACCGTGTTGTTATCGATTTCATAGGCCGCAAAGACGGCGAAGAGTTTGAGGGTGGTAAAGCAGAAGGCCACCAGCTGGTACTCGGTTCTGGCCAAATGATTCCCGGTTTTGAGGATGGCATTCTGGGTATGAAGCCCGGTGAGGAAAAAGACCTGGATCTGACCTTCCCGGAAGACTATCAAGCTGAAGAGCTGCGTGGTGCTGCGGTAACTTTCAATATTAAAGTAACTGCCTCTGAAAAACCTGAGCTGCCTGAACTGAACGAAGAGTTCTTCATAGCTTATGGTGTTCAAGAGGGCGGTGAAGAGAAGTTCCGCGAGGAAGTTCGCAACAATATGGAGCGTGAACTGAAAAATGCCGCTCTGAATAAAGTTAAGACCCAGGTGATGGACCAGTTGTTTGAAAAGCATCCGGTTGAATTGCCGTCCGCACTGGTTGCCGGCGAAGTCCGCACTCTGCGCGGTCAAATGGTTCAACAGTTCGGCGGTCAGATTAAAGCTGAAGATGCCGAGCGAATGCTGCCAGATACCATGTTTGAAGAGCAGGCCAAGCGTCGTGTAGTGTTGGGTCTTGTTGTGGGTGAGATTGTTAAGCAGAATAACCTGTCTGTAGATGCAGACCGCGTAAAAGCGAAGGTTGAAGAGCTGGCATCCACTTATCAGCAGCCGGAAGAAGTGGTTGAATATTACTATAACAACCGTGAACTATTGTCCGGTGTTGAGTCTGTGGTACTGGAAGATCAGGTTGTCGATTTCGTACTGAACGCTGCGAAAGTTGAAGAGGTGGAAAGCACCTACGACGACGTAATCAAGCCGCAGAAGCAGGGCTGATACCCTCTCTCTCAAGAATGCGCTGGCGCCTGACTTTGTCGGGCGTCGCAGCATCTCCTTCCTTTTTGCCGGCTGGCTTTATCTGGCCCGACCGGTTAAGCTCTGAAAACGAATTTTTCAGCATGGGCGATAGTCGCCTATTTGCTGTGCTGCCGAAAACGCCACAAAAGGAAGCAATGGTACCTATGGCACGAATTGATTATCCCCAAGCCTCGATCGATCCTTCAGCAAGCGGTTTGGTACCCATGGTGGTGGAGCAAACTGCCCGGGGTGAGCGTTCATTTGATATCTATTCCCGCCTGCTCAAAGAGCGGATTATTTTCCTGGTTGGACCAGTTGAAGACCATATGGCTAACTTGGTCGTTGCTCAGCTGCTGTTCCTGGAGGCTGAGAACCCCGATAAGGATATCCACCTGTATATCAACTCTCCGGGAGGCTCTGTGACTGCTGGCATGTCAATTTATGACACCATGCAGTTTATCAAGCCTGATGTAAGCACCATGTGTATCGGTCAGGCGTGTAGCATGGGTGCCTTCCTGCTAACCGCAGGTGCTCAAGGTAAACGCTTTGCCACACCAAATTCTCGGGTGATGATCCACCAGCCCAGTGGTGGAGCTCAGGGGCAGGCAAGTGATATCCATATCCAGGCGCAGGAGATCCTGAAGATCCGCCATCGGCTCAATGAACTGATGGCTCATCACTCCGGCCGCCCGGTCAGTGATATTGAGCGGGATACTGAGCGAGACCACTTTTTAAGTGCCGATGAGGCCAAGGAGTATGGTTTGGTGGACGATGTTATGTCCCATCGCCAGGCACTGCAAAAATAGAATTTCAACGAAAAAAATTTGCTAGTGGCGTTTTCCTAATAAAGTGGATAATTTTGAGCAGACTTCCTTGAAAGGGGGCTTGAAAATTACGCCAAAAGACAGCATCTTGCTGTAATAGCTGAATTTGAAGGCCCTGGCCGGCCAGTGACCACGGAGTATTTTGATGACCGACAAAAGCAGCGGAGAAGACAGCGGCAAATTGCTGTACTGCTCTTTCTGTGGCAAGAGCCAGCAGGAAGTGCGGAAGTTAATCGCTGGACCGTCAGTCTTTATCTGCGATGAATGTGTCGAACTTTGTACCGACATTATTCGC
This DNA window, taken from Microbulbifer sp. GL-2, encodes the following:
- the fadA gene encoding acetyl-CoA C-acyltransferase FadA, with protein sequence MSLNPRDAVIVDYARTAMGRSKNGVYRHVRADDMSAELLRKFLQRNEKLDPAEIDDLIWGCVMQRDEQGFNVARFILLRAGLPHTIPAQTVNRLCGSSMSSLHTAAANIQAGVGDVYVVGGVEHMGHLNMMEHVSPNPMLGRYMAKAAGSMGMTAEYLAMMHGIQRQQMDEFGARSHHRAAEATRAGKFNREIIAIEGHDDDGVPFLVEADQTIRPDTTVEGLSQLKPAFDPKHGQVTAGTSSQITDGASVMLVMSAERAQALGMTPIARVKEMTLAGVDPSIMGYGPVPSTKKALKKAGLTISDIDKVELNEAFAAQALPVLKDLDLLEQMDEKVNLYGGAIALGHPFGCSGVRITGTLLSVMQNEGGSLGASTMCIGLGQGITTIVERV
- the tig gene encoding trigger factor, with product MQVSIETTSGLERRLTVNLPAEIVDKEVDKRLQQAAKTVRVNGFRKGKVPLKVVRQRFGAGVRQEVLGEVMSRSFSDAVQKEELKPAGQPSIEARQTAAGENLEYVATFEVYPEVELSELAEISVERPVAAVTDADVNNMIDVLRKQQSSWKDTKRKAQKGDRVVIDFIGRKDGEEFEGGKAEGHQLVLGSGQMIPGFEDGILGMKPGEEKDLDLTFPEDYQAEELRGAAVTFNIKVTASEKPELPELNEEFFIAYGVQEGGEEKFREEVRNNMERELKNAALNKVKTQVMDQLFEKHPVELPSALVAGEVRTLRGQMVQQFGGQIKAEDAERMLPDTMFEEQAKRRVVLGLVVGEIVKQNNLSVDADRVKAKVEELASTYQQPEEVVEYYYNNRELLSGVESVVLEDQVVDFVLNAAKVEEVESTYDDVIKPQKQG
- the clpP gene encoding ATP-dependent Clp endopeptidase proteolytic subunit ClpP; this encodes MARIDYPQASIDPSASGLVPMVVEQTARGERSFDIYSRLLKERIIFLVGPVEDHMANLVVAQLLFLEAENPDKDIHLYINSPGGSVTAGMSIYDTMQFIKPDVSTMCIGQACSMGAFLLTAGAQGKRFATPNSRVMIHQPSGGAQGQASDIHIQAQEILKIRHRLNELMAHHSGRPVSDIERDTERDHFLSADEAKEYGLVDDVMSHRQALQK